TGGAAGCATATATATTACTTTCTCCTGAGATTACCCTTATTCCTGCTCCCACATCTTGTCCCGAGATGAGCCTCTCAATTCTATTATCTTCACAGCTCACTTGGTTAGTAAACCTTTTCTCTATATATATGTCGGCAAAATCTCCACCTTTACTTAAAGCAATTTTTAAAATTTCCATTAACTTTTCTTTATTCATCTTTCAACCCTTATCCAATACCTTGGGTAGAGTAAAGAAGAACTTACTTCCCTTTCCCGGTCTACTCTCCACCCCCACCTTGCCTCCATGGGCTTCCACAACCTGCTTCACTACTGCCAGGCCCAGCCCAGCACCCTCAACCTGACCGGTGAAGGTTTCTTCTATCTGGTAAAATTTAGAGAATATTTTCTCCCTTTCCTCTGAAGGAATTCCCGGACCATTATCCTTAATTTCCACGCGAATGAACTTTTTCCCTTTTAGTGGACGAGCGGAAATCTCCACTCTCTTTTCTTTCTTATCATTGAATTTTATTGCATTCTCTACCAGATTTTGGATAACTTCCTGAACCTTCGCTCTATCTACGAGAATCGGAGGAACTTTATCTATAGAATTTCCTGCCACAATTTTAACTCCCCTGCGGATTCTCAATGCAAGCTTTTTCAAACTCATTTCCACAATAGACTTAAGGCTTTCTTTCCCTCTGGCGAGTTCCAGTTCCTCACTTTTCAGTAGACTGAACCCGAGTAACTCATTTATCAATCGAGAAAGGCGGTTGCCTTGACTATCAATAATTCGCACCGCATTCTTTCCCACCTTATCCAATTTGCTAAGTCTTTCTTTCTCTCTCAAAAGCGGCATGTATCCACTGATGCAGGTTAAAGGCGTCTTCAGCTTATGGGAGATAGAAGAGATAAAGCTCGCTTTAAGGTATTCCTCTTTCCTCTCAGAGGTAACGTCACGAATAATCATCACATAACCAACTACTCTGTTCTCCTCGTCTACGATTCTCGTGGCAATCCCCGAGAGAACGAAGGTCTTCGGTTTACTTCTCGCCAAATCGAAAGTAGTCACTCTATCTTCTTTGGTCAAGAATTCCGTAAGGGAACTTCCGGGGGCCGCCACTTTTTTCGGTTCCCATCTGGAAAAAACCTTAAACTGTCTGACTATTCGGGAAATATTTTTGCCCAGATAATCTTTACTTCCTATGTCCAGAAAATTCTTCGCAGAACTATTGAGCATAACCAGATTCAGTTTTGCATCAATAACAACAGCTCCATCACCCATCCCGCTGAAAACTACCTCTATCTTTTCCTTTTCCCTCTTGAGATTCTGGAAAAGGCGGGCGTTCTCAATGGCGATAGCTGCCTGAGAGGCGAACGCCTCAAATATCTTCCTATCTTCATCTACAAAATAACCACGACCGACTTCGTTAATCGCCTCCATTACTCCAATAATTCTCTCTTTTATCCTCAAAGGCACACAGAGTAGAGACTTCGTTCTAAATTTCGTAACTTCATCTGCCTTAACAAAGAACCTGGGATCCTTCCTGGCATCCGTAATCATCAGAGGCTTCCCTTCTTTCGCCACCCATCCTCCAATTCCCTCACCGAGTTTCAACCGTATCTGCCTTAGCTTTTCCCCTTTCCCTCCTACAGTAACGTCAAAGAAAAGCTCCTTTTTTGCTTCGTCCAGAAGCATCAACGAACTCGCCTCAGCATTGACTACCCTCTTTGCCTGCCCCATAATTACTTTAAGCAATCTATCCAAATCGAGTGTAGATGTAAGAACCTTATTCGCATCTAAAAGCAACTCAAGCTTTTCACTTTTAGTTTTTATACCTTTTTGCATAGAGCCATTCTCCAAACCTACCAGGAGTAGAATGGTAGCCGTAGGCTTCAGTCTGCGTTCAGGAAAATGGTAGTCGCAGGCTTCAGCCTGCGTATAAAACGCAAACTAAAGTTTGCGGCTACCAAAACTATTCCTTCAGGTCCCGCCAGTTCTTTCCCTTCTTTATATCCACCACCACAGGAACATCTAAAGAAACCGCTATTTCCATCTCTTCCTTTGCCAATCGACTCAATTCATCCACTTCCCCTTCAGGCACCTCGAAAAGCAACTCATCGTGTATCTGTAAACTCATCTTCGCCTTCAAGCCTTTAGCCTTTAGCTTCTGTGTTATTCGGATCATTGCCACTTTTATGATATCTGCAGAAGTTCCCTGAATGGGCGTATTTATGGCAGTCCGTTCAGCAAAACCACGAACATTACCATTTTTACTATTTATCTCCGGTAAGTACCTTCTGCGATTTAGAAGTGTAATTACGAATTCATCTTTTCTTGCCTGAATAATTGTTTTTTTAATATAATCTTTTACTCCTTTATATTTTTTAAAATAACTATCAATGTATCTTTTAGCTTCAGTTTGAGAAATCTCCAGGTCCTTAGAGAGCCCGTATGGACTCATTCCATAAGAGAGACCAAAATTGACCGTCTTAGCAATGCGCCGTAATTCAGGAGTTACTTCTTTCTGGGGAACTCCAAAAATCTCTGATGCTGTCCGACGATGGATATCCTCGTTATGCAAGAAAGCATCCCTGAGACTCTCATCTCCCGAGATGTGAGCAAGAACCCTAAGGTCAATCTGAGAGTAGTCAGCAGAAACGAAAACACAACCTTTATCAGGAATGAAAGCGCACCTTATCTTTCTACCCTCTTCTGTGCG
This DNA window, taken from bacterium, encodes the following:
- a CDS encoding ATP-binding protein; translation: MQKGIKTKSEKLELLLDANKVLTSTLDLDRLLKVIMGQAKRVVNAEASSLMLLDEAKKELFFDVTVGGKGEKLRQIRLKLGEGIGGWVAKEGKPLMITDARKDPRFFVKADEVTKFRTKSLLCVPLRIKERIIGVMEAINEVGRGYFVDEDRKIFEAFASQAAIAIENARLFQNLKREKEKIEVVFSGMGDGAVVIDAKLNLVMLNSSAKNFLDIGSKDYLGKNISRIVRQFKVFSRWEPKKVAAPGSSLTEFLTKEDRVTTFDLARSKPKTFVLSGIATRIVDEENRVVGYVMIIRDVTSERKEEYLKASFISSISHKLKTPLTCISGYMPLLREKERLSKLDKVGKNAVRIIDSQGNRLSRLINELLGFSLLKSEELELARGKESLKSIVEMSLKKLALRIRRGVKIVAGNSIDKVPPILVDRAKVQEVIQNLVENAIKFNDKKEKRVEISARPLKGKKFIRVEIKDNGPGIPSEEREKIFSKFYQIEETFTGQVEGAGLGLAVVKQVVEAHGGKVGVESRPGKGSKFFFTLPKVLDKG